One genomic window of Halorubrum hochsteinianum includes the following:
- a CDS encoding 5-(carboxyamino)imidazole ribonucleotide synthase, with amino-acid sequence MSITLPGPTLGVVGGGQLGRMLAEAASPLGVDLVVLDPTPDCPAATVAADQIVADFDDADAIGDLASRVDALTFEIELADPDVLAAASEAHGVPVHPDPETLETIQDKLVQKEALADAGIPVPEFVAVATPEGLERVVEEFGGVMLKAREGGYDGRGNVPVETPDAAAAALDEVGGAAMAEEFLDFEREIAVMGLKGADGETRTYPVTETVHREEILRESVAPARADDAVVAEAESVARDVLDVLDGRGVFGIELFETRDGDVLVNEIAPRPHNSGHWTIEGARTSQFENHVRAVLGWPLGPTDLVAPAVTANVLGDVDETEPATLRNVETVLGAPDADLHWYGKADVYPLRKMGHLTVTDAQSDPGAVSVDERDALLDRARELRDGLTFEA; translated from the coding sequence ATGTCGATCACTCTGCCGGGACCGACGCTCGGGGTCGTCGGGGGCGGACAGCTCGGCCGGATGCTGGCCGAGGCCGCCTCGCCGCTCGGCGTCGACCTCGTCGTGTTGGACCCGACGCCCGACTGTCCGGCGGCGACCGTCGCGGCCGACCAGATCGTCGCCGACTTCGACGACGCGGACGCGATCGGCGACCTCGCGAGTCGCGTCGACGCCCTGACGTTCGAGATCGAACTCGCCGACCCGGACGTCCTCGCGGCCGCGAGCGAGGCGCACGGCGTGCCGGTCCATCCCGACCCCGAAACGCTGGAGACCATTCAGGACAAGCTGGTCCAGAAGGAGGCGCTCGCGGACGCGGGGATCCCCGTTCCCGAGTTCGTCGCGGTCGCGACCCCCGAGGGGCTCGAACGCGTCGTCGAGGAGTTCGGCGGCGTCATGCTGAAGGCCCGCGAGGGCGGCTACGACGGCCGCGGAAACGTCCCCGTGGAGACGCCGGACGCGGCCGCGGCCGCGCTCGACGAGGTCGGCGGGGCCGCGATGGCCGAGGAGTTCCTCGACTTCGAGCGCGAGATCGCGGTGATGGGGCTGAAGGGGGCCGACGGCGAGACCCGGACGTACCCCGTCACGGAGACGGTCCACCGCGAGGAGATCCTCCGCGAGAGCGTCGCCCCCGCCCGCGCCGACGACGCGGTCGTCGCCGAGGCCGAGTCGGTCGCCCGCGACGTGCTGGACGTGCTCGACGGCCGCGGCGTCTTCGGGATCGAGCTGTTCGAGACGCGCGACGGCGACGTGCTGGTCAACGAGATCGCGCCGCGCCCGCACAACTCCGGCCACTGGACGATCGAGGGCGCGCGCACCTCGCAGTTCGAGAACCACGTCCGCGCGGTCCTCGGCTGGCCGCTCGGCCCGACCGACCTCGTCGCGCCCGCGGTCACCGCGAACGTGCTCGGAGATGTCGACGAAACCGAACCCGCGACGCTCCGGAACGTCGAGACCGTCCTCGGTGCGCCCGACGCCGACCTCCACTGGTACGGGAAAGCGGACGTGTACCCGCTCCGGAAGATGGGCCACCTCACGGTGACGGACGCCCAGTCGGACCCGGGCGCGGTCTCGGTCGACGAACGCGACGCGCTGCTCGACCGGGCGCGGGAGCTGCGGGACGGGCTGACGTTCGAAGCGTAG
- a CDS encoding type II toxin-antitoxin system HicB family antitoxin: MASSAREGDPREDEIRLWREGDGWVATDVETGVTTQGSTRDEALTNLDDAVALRRDEAGQGPTDEELREFGIDPDANETGDDAPPDVLE; this comes from the coding sequence ATGGCAAGTTCCGCTCGCGAGGGCGACCCACGCGAAGACGAGATCCGTCTCTGGCGCGAGGGGGACGGGTGGGTCGCGACCGACGTCGAGACCGGCGTCACGACGCAGGGGTCCACTCGCGACGAGGCGCTGACGAACCTCGACGACGCGGTGGCGCTCCGTCGCGACGAGGCCGGGCAGGGGCCAACCGACGAGGAACTCCGGGAGTTCGGGATCGATCCCGACGCGAACGAGACGGGCGACGACGCGCCGCCGGACGTTCTCGAATAG
- a CDS encoding cell division protein FtsZ: MRLHVIGLGGAGVRIADRLAADHDDDPFLAGVKAFDSDMDALGALNALGEERRYRFGDAAGGDGLGGDLHAGRRLGDAHASELGREMDDQRPSLAEAFLIVVGLGGAAGAGAAPALAEELSRLYDAPVYAFGFLPTPSETEEPDGEGATSAAAGSAAPGTEAEPATPHRPLAERNAARTLDALSDRCAAVFPFDNAAWLRPGETLGGARDRLNGVAAERIAALFGAGETPEGTETPQQVLDASDVARAVGSDGEIAAIGHATQAVESPEGGSRFGLGLFGSSEPAEVDTSAAVSAIETVIRKAARGKNTVEVPDGRADRTLLVVGGPPPWLNREAIADGRRWLAGEAGSDAILSGDAPVPGGDAVSAVVVRSGVDEPERLREIRETIR, translated from the coding sequence ATGCGACTACACGTCATCGGCCTCGGCGGGGCCGGGGTGCGGATCGCCGACCGGCTCGCCGCCGACCACGACGACGACCCGTTCCTCGCGGGCGTCAAGGCGTTCGACTCCGACATGGACGCGCTGGGGGCGCTCAACGCGCTCGGCGAGGAGCGCCGGTACCGCTTCGGCGACGCGGCGGGCGGGGATGGACTCGGCGGCGACCTCCACGCGGGACGCCGCCTCGGCGACGCGCACGCGAGCGAACTCGGCAGGGAGATGGACGATCAGCGGCCGTCGCTCGCGGAGGCGTTCCTGATCGTCGTCGGGCTCGGCGGCGCGGCCGGCGCGGGCGCTGCGCCCGCGCTCGCCGAGGAGCTCTCGCGGCTCTACGACGCCCCAGTCTACGCGTTCGGGTTCCTCCCGACCCCGAGCGAGACCGAGGAACCGGACGGCGAGGGGGCGACGAGCGCGGCGGCCGGGAGCGCCGCGCCGGGGACCGAGGCTGAGCCGGCGACGCCGCACCGCCCGCTGGCCGAGCGCAACGCGGCGCGGACCCTCGACGCGCTGTCGGACCGCTGCGCGGCGGTGTTCCCGTTCGACAACGCGGCGTGGCTCCGCCCCGGCGAGACGCTCGGCGGGGCCCGCGACCGGCTCAACGGGGTCGCCGCCGAGCGGATCGCGGCGCTGTTCGGAGCCGGCGAGACGCCGGAGGGGACGGAGACCCCGCAGCAGGTGCTCGACGCGAGCGACGTCGCCCGGGCGGTGGGCAGCGACGGCGAGATCGCGGCGATCGGCCACGCGACGCAGGCGGTGGAGTCCCCCGAGGGCGGGTCCCGCTTCGGTCTCGGGCTGTTCGGCTCCTCGGAGCCGGCGGAGGTGGACACGAGCGCGGCGGTGTCGGCCATCGAGACGGTCATCCGGAAGGCGGCCCGCGGGAAGAACACGGTCGAGGTCCCCGACGGGCGGGCCGACCGGACGCTGCTCGTGGTCGGCGGCCCGCCCCCGTGGCTCAACCGGGAGGCGATCGCCGACGGGCGGCGCTGGCTCGCCGGGGAAGCTGGTTCGGACGCGATACTGAGCGGCGACGCGCCGGTCCCCGGCGGCGACGCGGTCTCCGCGGTCGTCGTCCGGTCGGGCGTCGACGAGCCGGAGCGACTCCGCGAGATCCGCGAGACGATCCGGTGA
- a CDS encoding NYN domain-containing protein: protein MSDIHPDQRVAVLADSQNLYHSAQSVYSRKIDYSGLLEGAVADRSLVRAIAYVIRADSPEEESFFEALRDIGFETKIKEIKTFADGSKKADWDLGMSLDAVSLASHVDTVVLCTGDGDFARLCSHLRHEGVRVEAMGFGNSAADELIEAADDFVDLTEDEETFLL, encoded by the coding sequence ATGAGCGACATTCACCCGGACCAGCGCGTCGCGGTGCTGGCGGACTCGCAGAACCTGTACCACTCGGCACAGAGCGTTTACTCCCGTAAAATCGACTACTCCGGCCTGCTCGAAGGGGCCGTCGCCGACCGGTCGCTCGTCCGCGCCATCGCGTACGTGATCCGCGCCGACTCCCCGGAGGAGGAGAGCTTCTTCGAGGCGCTCCGCGACATCGGCTTCGAGACGAAGATCAAGGAGATCAAGACGTTCGCCGACGGCTCGAAGAAGGCCGACTGGGACCTCGGGATGAGCCTCGACGCCGTCTCCTTGGCGAGCCACGTCGACACCGTCGTCCTCTGTACCGGCGACGGGGACTTCGCGCGGCTCTGCTCGCACCTCCGCCACGAGGGCGTCCGCGTCGAGGCGATGGGGTTCGGCAACTCCGCCGCCGACGAGCTGATCGAGGCTGCCGACGACTTCGTCGACCTCACCGAGGACGAGGAGACGTTCCTGCTGTAA
- the purE gene encoding 5-(carboxyamino)imidazole ribonucleotide mutase has product MTTVQDLIDRLEAEAAADADRTTTPDVGIIMGSDSDLPVMEDAYDALDDLGFAEQTDFGDPPDARFTYESYVVSAHRTPELMYAYGETATERGLDVILAGAGGKSADLPNMTASIAYPVPVIGVPVQEKSVDSVIGMPTGAPIVAVDAGKSYNAALSAAQVLAREHDAVAERLVDLHDEQKAGVADVSADLHDLGVDGFRER; this is encoded by the coding sequence GTGACCACGGTACAAGACCTGATCGATCGGCTCGAAGCGGAAGCGGCGGCCGACGCCGACCGCACCACGACCCCCGACGTGGGGATCATCATGGGGTCGGACTCCGACCTCCCCGTCATGGAAGACGCCTACGACGCCCTCGACGACCTCGGCTTCGCGGAGCAGACGGACTTCGGCGACCCGCCGGACGCGCGGTTCACCTACGAGAGCTACGTCGTCTCGGCGCACCGCACCCCCGAACTCATGTACGCGTACGGGGAGACGGCGACGGAGCGGGGCCTCGACGTGATACTCGCCGGCGCGGGCGGGAAGTCGGCCGACCTGCCGAACATGACCGCGTCGATCGCGTACCCCGTCCCCGTGATCGGGGTGCCCGTTCAGGAGAAGTCGGTGGACTCCGTCATCGGCATGCCGACTGGCGCGCCGATCGTCGCGGTCGACGCCGGCAAGTCGTACAACGCCGCGCTCTCGGCCGCGCAGGTGCTCGCGCGCGAGCACGACGCCGTCGCCGAGCGACTGGTCGACCTCCACGACGAGCAGAAGGCGGGCGTCGCGGACGTCTCGGCCGATCTCCACGACCTCGGCGTCGACGGGTTCCGCGAGCGGTAA
- a CDS encoding M20/M25/M40 family metallo-hydrolase yields MSGESGSDFDSDIGPEFDPVSFLEDAVRIPSHESVEEMRDFVVETLDRRDADPEVVADGCVLAEKRSPAPEAGPHLVLNTHLDTVAPHVPFERGEARADERGGAAPSESDASDEPGAADVIRGRGACDAKGPLAALLSGFLAAEPERGRLTLALTPDEEALSLGAAALTGRLPGTDDRLDGDLFLVGEPTGLDACTAAKGRFQATVELSGTAAHAAEFAGANAVAAAEDALAAVRTFDDGADAHPQLGPPKLTPTVVEGGTATNQVPADCAITVDRRSVPPESAEGFRSSLAEAVRESLADAAGDRDGVDAAVALTDRESPFLAAFATDPDHELVEAVAAGARNAVDAVGLPADRGGDARPFGAATEASYFAPAPTVVFGPGDLADDSGAVAHAEREYVRVREVEAAAATVADAVAALLGDE; encoded by the coding sequence ATGAGCGGGGAGAGCGGTTCCGACTTCGACTCGGACATCGGGCCCGAATTTGACCCGGTCTCGTTCCTCGAAGACGCGGTTCGGATCCCCTCCCACGAGTCGGTCGAGGAGATGCGCGATTTCGTCGTCGAGACGCTCGACCGCCGCGACGCCGACCCCGAGGTCGTCGCGGACGGCTGCGTCCTCGCGGAGAAGCGGTCGCCGGCCCCCGAGGCCGGTCCGCATCTCGTGTTGAACACGCACCTCGACACGGTGGCCCCGCACGTCCCGTTCGAGCGGGGAGAGGCGCGCGCCGACGAGCGCGGTGGGGCCGCGCCGAGCGAGTCGGACGCGTCGGACGAACCGGGCGCGGCGGACGTGATCCGCGGACGCGGGGCCTGCGACGCGAAGGGGCCCCTCGCGGCGCTCCTGTCCGGATTCCTTGCCGCCGAGCCCGAACGCGGCCGCCTCACGCTCGCGCTCACGCCCGACGAGGAGGCGCTGTCGCTCGGCGCGGCGGCGCTGACCGGGCGGCTCCCGGGGACCGACGACCGGCTCGACGGCGACCTGTTCTTAGTCGGAGAGCCGACCGGACTCGACGCGTGTACCGCCGCGAAGGGGCGGTTTCAGGCGACAGTCGAGCTGTCGGGGACCGCCGCGCACGCCGCGGAGTTCGCCGGCGCGAACGCGGTCGCGGCCGCGGAGGACGCGCTCGCCGCGGTCCGGACGTTCGACGACGGGGCCGACGCACACCCGCAGCTCGGCCCGCCGAAGCTCACGCCCACGGTCGTCGAGGGGGGAACGGCGACGAATCAGGTCCCGGCGGACTGTGCGATCACGGTCGACCGGCGGAGCGTCCCACCGGAGAGCGCCGAGGGGTTCCGGTCGTCGCTCGCGGAGGCGGTCCGGGAGTCGCTCGCCGACGCCGCCGGCGACCGCGACGGCGTCGACGCCGCCGTCGCGCTCACCGACCGCGAGTCGCCGTTCCTGGCGGCGTTCGCGACGGACCCGGACCACGAACTCGTCGAGGCGGTCGCCGCCGGGGCGCGGAACGCGGTCGACGCGGTCGGCCTTCCCGCCGACCGCGGCGGCGACGCTCGCCCGTTCGGCGCGGCCACTGAGGCGTCGTACTTCGCGCCCGCCCCGACGGTCGTGTTCGGTCCCGGCGACCTCGCGGACGATTCCGGGGCGGTCGCGCACGCGGAGCGGGAGTACGTCCGGGTGCGAGAGGTGGAGGCGGCCGCGGCGACGGTCGCGGACGCGGTTGCGGCGCTGCTCGGCGACGAGTAG
- a CDS encoding NADH-quinone oxidoreductase subunit B, giving the protein MSSDQPFITDESQVVTETRDARMSGQGDRFNSRLREAFGSSPFILTKFDKFLNWCRGSSMFMLQFGIACCSIEMMHTYAVKHDLDRFGSGVPRASPRQADVMIVPGTIVSKFAPRMKRVYDQMPEPKFVVGMGSCTISGGPFQEGYNVIKGAEEVIPIDIHVPGCPPRPEALVYGVVKLQERVANGEAAPVTVKPYELEEFSDLERDELVDKLTDQIDDDELVMRYNFADSP; this is encoded by the coding sequence ATGAGCAGCGATCAACCGTTTATCACCGACGAATCGCAGGTCGTAACCGAAACCCGAGATGCCCGGATGAGCGGGCAGGGAGACCGGTTCAACTCCCGGCTCCGGGAGGCGTTCGGCTCCTCGCCGTTCATCCTCACCAAGTTCGACAAGTTCCTGAACTGGTGTCGGGGCTCCTCGATGTTCATGCTGCAGTTCGGGATCGCCTGCTGTAGCATCGAGATGATGCACACCTACGCGGTGAAACACGACCTCGACCGCTTCGGGTCGGGCGTCCCGCGCGCCTCGCCGCGGCAGGCCGACGTGATGATCGTCCCCGGGACGATCGTCTCCAAGTTCGCCCCGCGGATGAAGCGCGTCTACGACCAGATGCCGGAGCCGAAGTTCGTCGTCGGCATGGGCTCGTGTACCATCTCCGGCGGCCCGTTCCAGGAGGGGTACAACGTGATCAAGGGGGCCGAGGAGGTCATCCCGATCGACATCCACGTCCCCGGCTGCCCGCCCCGTCCCGAGGCGCTCGTCTACGGCGTCGTGAAGCTACAGGAGCGCGTCGCCAACGGCGAGGCCGCGCCAGTCACCGTCAAGCCGTACGAGCTAGAGGAGTTCTCGGACCTCGAACGCGACGAACTCGTCGACAAGCTCACCGACCAGATCGACGACGACGAGCTCGTCATGCGGTACAACTTCGCTGATTCGCCATGA
- a CDS encoding type II toxin-antitoxin system HicA family toxin — MARRQFSGREVVRVLVNEGGFEWRRTTGDHAQLYYEHPTNESDRRRVTVPLHDELRIGTLRSVADDAGAKDFEAFCDWIDRHA, encoded by the coding sequence GTGGCTCGGCGACAGTTCTCGGGACGAGAAGTCGTTAGAGTTCTCGTCAACGAAGGGGGATTCGAGTGGCGTCGCACCACCGGGGACCACGCGCAGTTGTACTACGAACACCCGACGAACGAGTCCGATCGTCGACGGGTGACGGTCCCGCTACACGACGAACTTCGCATCGGGACCCTCAGGAGCGTCGCAGACGACGCGGGCGCAAAGGACTTCGAAGCGTTCTGCGACTGGATCGACCGTCACGCGTGA
- a CDS encoding DUF7344 domain-containing protein, with protein sequence MLPIGTDGAGGRNPRCRPDGGDGDAGGGGGSAGGEGDVGGIGGGDADEPGPRARNGTLGPGGSDRVVERGDLLEILGNRRRRLLWALLHRRDGPVDLADASREVAARERGVDPAAVTSEERKSVYASLYQHHCPVMSEAGAVAFDREESTVEAVPAAERQRFLDLAIDSRAVARAVAGALAAVTGVVGVGWALGAPVLGSLTPTEFGAVVGVSVAVSVTAYAAVVSRRYPVRLGDLLSAADGTDR encoded by the coding sequence ATGTTACCAATAGGCACGGATGGGGCGGGCGGCCGGAACCCCCGCTGTCGCCCCGACGGCGGCGACGGTGACGCCGGTGGCGGCGGCGGTAGTGCCGGCGGCGAAGGCGACGTCGGCGGGATCGGTGGTGGCGACGCGGACGAACCGGGGCCGCGTGCGCGGAACGGAACGCTCGGTCCGGGCGGGTCGGATCGGGTCGTCGAGCGCGGCGACCTCCTCGAAATCCTCGGGAACCGGCGACGGCGGCTGCTGTGGGCGCTGCTCCACCGCCGCGACGGCCCCGTCGACCTCGCCGACGCGTCCCGGGAGGTCGCGGCCCGGGAACGCGGGGTCGACCCGGCCGCCGTCACGAGCGAGGAGCGCAAGAGCGTGTACGCGTCGCTGTACCAGCACCACTGCCCGGTGATGAGCGAGGCGGGCGCGGTCGCGTTCGATCGCGAGGAGTCGACCGTCGAGGCGGTCCCCGCCGCCGAGCGACAGCGGTTCCTCGATCTGGCGATCGACTCGAGGGCGGTCGCGCGGGCGGTCGCCGGCGCGCTCGCGGCCGTCACGGGCGTCGTCGGCGTCGGGTGGGCGCTCGGCGCGCCGGTGCTCGGTTCGCTCACCCCGACCGAGTTCGGAGCCGTCGTCGGGGTGAGCGTCGCGGTCTCCGTTACCGCCTACGCGGCGGTCGTCTCCCGCAGATACCCGGTCCGCCTCGGCGACCTCCTGAGCGCCGCGGACGGGACGGACCGGTGA
- a CDS encoding NADH-quinone oxidoreductase subunit A, with the protein MSDWIAIGALAVVGLLIPIAMMTVSALLRPSVPETGKSTTYESGETPTGGTRIRFNIQYYMVALLFVVFDIETVLLFPWAVIYRPAVQAGVPMADLLWPMLAFVGVLAVGLVWAWRSGAISWARSPRATSRKTTEELN; encoded by the coding sequence ATGAGCGATTGGATAGCGATTGGCGCCTTGGCGGTCGTCGGCCTGCTCATCCCGATAGCGATGATGACAGTGTCGGCGCTGCTCCGTCCGAGCGTGCCTGAGACCGGCAAAAGTACCACCTACGAGTCCGGCGAGACCCCGACGGGCGGGACGCGGATCCGGTTCAACATCCAGTACTACATGGTCGCGCTGTTGTTCGTCGTGTTCGACATCGAGACCGTGTTGCTGTTCCCGTGGGCGGTCATCTACCGCCCGGCCGTCCAGGCCGGCGTTCCGATGGCCGACCTGCTGTGGCCGATGTTGGCGTTCGTCGGCGTTCTCGCAGTCGGACTCGTCTGGGCGTGGCGGTCGGGGGCAATCAGCTGGGCCCGCAGCCCCCGCGCGACCAGCAGAAAGACGACGGAGGAACTCAACTAA
- a CDS encoding PGF-pre-PGF domain-containing protein has protein sequence MTRTRSTPIAVLVASLLVVSAVAVAPAAVAQDGPPPTPAAYFGDVTVDGEPAPEGVEITAHVGGERRGSLTTTQSGAYGGSSAFDQKLVVEGTSDDVGATVEFRVNGEVAETDEPVEWEPGEVRRVDLTVGEGSDGGDGSGGGSDGGDGSDGGSDGGDGSDSGSDGGDGSGGGSDGGDGSDGGDTADTGGGGAVAPPPSGDTVETTAASVEMANDTATLSAASVDAGEVVEADLPSGAVASSNATLSALSVAASSDILSFDLDVTPMEPSEIPDDVRGHGNAETVSAFEISSDTFESDAVESAEIRFEADMSAFSDAESPEEVALYRYANDQWRELPTTYEGDGSYVAETPGFSYFAVGGPQSDVTVADASLGAEEVAPERATEVAVELRNAGDAEGTTNVDLRINDELVDDRTITVPADATRRVTFTPQFPEPGEYEVAVGPTEVGTVSVVEQTASDGESTEGADPSGGGAGDADGPGDGGSPLEGFGIGLTQVVGLVSLLLVVVGGSLLLRRE, from the coding sequence ATGACACGAACACGCTCGACACCGATCGCGGTCCTCGTCGCATCGCTACTGGTCGTCTCCGCGGTCGCCGTCGCGCCCGCGGCCGTCGCGCAGGACGGACCGCCGCCGACGCCCGCGGCCTACTTCGGCGACGTGACCGTCGACGGGGAGCCGGCCCCCGAGGGCGTCGAGATCACCGCGCACGTGGGCGGCGAGCGGCGCGGGAGCCTCACCACGACGCAGTCCGGCGCGTACGGCGGATCGTCCGCGTTCGACCAGAAACTCGTCGTCGAAGGGACGAGCGACGACGTCGGTGCGACCGTCGAGTTCCGCGTCAACGGCGAGGTGGCCGAGACGGACGAGCCGGTCGAGTGGGAACCGGGCGAGGTCCGGCGCGTCGACCTCACGGTCGGCGAGGGAAGCGACGGCGGAGACGGAAGCGGCGGCGGCTCCGACGGCGGAGACGGAAGCGACGGCGGTTCGGACGGCGGCGACGGAAGCGACAGCGGTTCGGACGGCGGCGACGGAAGCGGCGGCGGTTCGGACGGCGGCGACGGAAGCGACGGCGGCGACACCGCCGACACCGGCGGCGGCGGTGCCGTCGCGCCGCCGCCGAGCGGCGACACCGTCGAGACGACGGCCGCGTCGGTCGAGATGGCGAACGACACCGCGACGCTCAGCGCGGCGAGCGTCGACGCCGGCGAGGTCGTCGAGGCGGACCTCCCGAGCGGGGCGGTGGCGTCGTCGAACGCGACGCTCTCGGCCCTGTCGGTCGCCGCGTCGTCCGACATTCTCTCGTTCGATCTCGACGTGACGCCGATGGAGCCCTCCGAGATCCCGGACGACGTGCGCGGTCACGGGAACGCGGAGACCGTGTCGGCGTTCGAGATCTCCTCGGACACGTTCGAGTCCGACGCGGTCGAGAGCGCGGAGATCCGCTTCGAGGCGGACATGTCGGCGTTCTCCGACGCCGAATCGCCCGAGGAGGTCGCGCTGTACCGCTACGCCAACGACCAGTGGCGCGAGCTGCCGACGACCTACGAGGGCGACGGGAGCTACGTCGCCGAGACGCCCGGGTTCTCGTACTTCGCCGTCGGCGGCCCGCAGTCCGACGTGACGGTCGCGGACGCCTCGCTCGGGGCCGAGGAGGTGGCACCGGAGCGCGCGACGGAGGTGGCCGTCGAACTGCGGAACGCCGGCGACGCCGAGGGGACGACGAACGTCGACCTCCGGATAAACGACGAACTCGTGGACGACCGGACGATAACCGTCCCCGCTGACGCGACCCGACGCGTCACGTTCACGCCGCAGTTCCCCGAGCCCGGCGAGTACGAGGTCGCCGTCGGCCCGACCGAGGTCGGGACCGTCTCCGTCGTCGAACAGACGGCTTCCGACGGGGAGTCGACCGAGGGTGCCGACCCGTCGGGCGGCGGCGCGGGCGACGCCGACGGCCCCGGCGACGGCGGCTCGCCGCTGGAGGGGTTCGGAATCGGCCTCACGCAGGTGGTCGGCCTCGTGAGCCTACTCCTCGTCGTGGTCGGCGGGTCCCTGCTGTTGCGTCGGGAGTAG
- a CDS encoding AI-2E family transporter, whose protein sequence is MEEKRFVVALFGLAVALVAGFVAYRFVAPLTVAVFLYYSTRRFYHRIERFRLPPRVRAVVSLSVIGVPLIGLVSYTLVLLILEARQFIDEYPVADTIGAEDSVIGDLAELSNPTMDELISAYRSGQFDPLIDLVSEQASLLASTASGLALNLLITVVVTYYLLIDGSKFHDWLLTFDDDAIVREYLETADDELEAVLYGNLLNVIAISIIAVVTYLGYNAAAPAAVEIPYPTLAGALTGVASLIPVIGMKIVYVPIAAAMSIPVALDGEVALLAYVAGFLAVAIVVVDTIPDIVLRPYFSGETTHVGLLMLAYIFGPVVFGFHGLFLAPIILVLALTFADTALLRLLGVEPDPGPEIPDGQRRLDEF, encoded by the coding sequence ATGGAGGAAAAGCGGTTCGTCGTCGCCCTCTTCGGCCTCGCGGTCGCGCTCGTCGCCGGCTTCGTGGCCTACCGGTTCGTCGCCCCGCTCACCGTCGCCGTCTTCCTCTACTACTCGACGCGGCGCTTCTACCACCGGATCGAACGCTTCCGGCTGCCGCCCCGGGTCCGCGCGGTGGTGTCGCTGTCGGTCATCGGCGTGCCGCTCATCGGGCTGGTGAGCTACACGCTGGTGTTGCTCATTCTCGAAGCGCGGCAGTTCATCGACGAGTACCCGGTGGCCGATACCATCGGCGCGGAGGACTCGGTGATCGGTGACCTCGCGGAGCTGTCGAACCCGACGATGGACGAGCTAATCTCAGCGTACCGGTCGGGGCAGTTCGACCCCCTCATCGACCTCGTCTCCGAACAGGCGTCGCTGTTGGCGAGCACGGCCTCCGGGCTCGCTCTGAACCTGCTCATCACCGTCGTCGTCACGTACTACCTGCTCATCGACGGCTCGAAGTTCCACGACTGGCTGCTCACCTTCGACGACGACGCGATCGTCCGCGAGTACCTCGAAACGGCGGACGACGAGCTGGAGGCGGTGCTGTACGGGAACCTCCTCAACGTCATCGCCATCTCGATCATCGCGGTCGTCACCTACCTCGGGTACAACGCGGCCGCGCCGGCGGCGGTCGAGATCCCGTACCCGACGCTGGCCGGCGCGCTCACGGGGGTCGCAAGCCTCATCCCCGTGATCGGGATGAAGATCGTCTACGTCCCGATCGCGGCGGCGATGTCGATCCCGGTCGCGCTCGACGGCGAGGTCGCGCTGCTCGCGTACGTCGCCGGGTTCCTCGCGGTCGCGATCGTCGTCGTCGACACCATCCCCGACATCGTCCTCCGGCCGTACTTCAGCGGCGAGACGACCCACGTCGGCCTGCTCATGCTCGCGTACATCTTCGGGCCGGTCGTGTTCGGCTTCCACGGCCTGTTCCTCGCGCCGATCATCCTCGTGTTGGCGCTGACGTTCGCGGACACCGCGCTGTTGCGCCTGCTCGGCGTGGAGCCGGACCCCGGCCCCGAGATCCCGGACGGGCAGCGACGGCTCGACGAGTTCTGA